Within Capra hircus breed San Clemente chromosome 7, ASM170441v1, whole genome shotgun sequence, the genomic segment ctcatcctctgtcatccccttctcctgtccccaatccctcccagcatcagagtcttttccaatgagtcagctcttcgcatgaggtggccaaagtattggagtttcagcttcaacatcagtccttccaaagaacgttcaggactgatttcctttcagatggactggttggatctcctggcactccaagggactcttaagagtcttctccaacacggcagttcaaaagcatcaattctttggtgctcagttttctttatagtccaactatcacatccatacatgactactggaaaaaccataaccttgactagatggacctttgttggcaaagtaatgtctctgctttttaacatggtgtctaagttggtcataactttccttccaaggagtaagtgtattttaatttcagggctgcagtcaccatctgcagtgattttagagcccaagaaaatagtctgtcactgtttccattttttctccatctatttgccatgaagttatgggaccagttgccatgatctagttttctgaatgttgagctttaagccaactttttcactctcctctttcattttcatcaagagactctttagttcttcactttctgccttaagggtggtgtcatctgcatatttgaggttattgatatttctcccagcgatcttgattccagctttgcttcatccagcccagtgtttctcatgatacctctgcatgtaagttaaataagcagggtgacaatatacagccttgttgtactctttttcctatttggaaccagtcggttgttccatgctCTGTTcaaactcttgcttcctgacttgcatacagatttcttaagaggcaggtctggtggtctgatatttccatctcttgaaaaatttccacagtttattgtgatccacacagtcaaaggctttggcatagtcaataaagtagaaatagatgtttttctggaactctcttgcttttaggataatccagcaaatgttgacaatttgatctctagttcctctgccctttctaaaaccaccttgaacatctggaggttcatggttcatgtattgtttaagcctggcttggagaattttgaacattactttactagcatgtgagatgagtgcagttgtgtggtagtttgagcattctttggtattgcctttcttagagattggaatgaaaactgacctgttcaaaattgggaaaggagtaggtcaaggctgtatattgtcatcctgcttcatcaacttacatgcaaagtacatcatatgagatgctgggctggatgactcacaagctggaatcaaaattgcctggagaaataccagcaaccacagatatgcagatgataccagtttaatggcagaaagtgaagaggaactaaagagcctcttgatgaaagtgaaagaggagagtgaaaaagctggcttaaaactcaacattcagaaaactaagattactATGCAGTGAATAgataggggaaaagtggaaatggtgtcagatttcatattttggggctccaaattcaATGTGAATGGTGacttcaaccatgaaattaagacacttgctccttggaagaaaagctatgaccaacctagacagcatattaaaaagaagagacccCAATTGGCCAACAAAGAtgcatatagttaaagctatgcttTTCCCCCTAGTCTTGTATAGATGATAGAGGTGGACCAttatgaaagctgagtgctgaaaaattgatacttttgaactgtggtgttggagaagactcctgatagtcccttggagtgccagaagatccaaccagtccatcctaaagaaaatcaaccctaaatattcattggaaggactaatgctggtctgaaactccaatactttggccacctgatgcgaaaaactaactcatttgaaaagactctgatgctgggaaagattgagggcaggagaagaaggagacgacagaggatgagatggtttgatggcatcaccgacccaatggatgtgagtttgagtaaactcctggagttggtgatggacagggaggcctagcgtgctgcagtccatggggtggcaaagagtcagacacgactgagcaactgaactgaactgaacaatgtatACACAACAAGACTGTGTTGACTGTTGTCAAAgtatcaattttatattttatgaaattctCTGTAAGTCTTAAAATGTtaagaaagaacatttaaaaattcttttaagatATGATCTTGAGAAAAGGGTAGTTTTCAAACGGAATAAATTTAGCTCTATAGAATTGTTCAGTATACCTCAGGGTGGAACAGTGAATTTCATTAAGTGACTAGAACTCCTGAAGCACTGCTTTAGGAGATTCTGACTGGAAAGGTCCTCTAGCCTATGATCCTGAATCAAAATTAGTCTTAATATTTCACTCCATTGTAGAAAAATACAAGTATTATTGTATTGTAGAACAATACAAGTTATTCTACTGCAGAGttattagaaaacaaaacttaTAAGAACCTCCTATTTCCCTATTAAAGGAAGAGGAAGTTAATACCAAACAGAAAACTCTTATCTCTGGGAACCTACAGGAATTGATCAAAGGAAGTAGGAACACAAACTCACCTGTCCTTATACTCAACTCTTGCATGATTTTTATATCATTGAACCACCCTCTTTTCTCAATACGGCAGCAATACAAGCCACTGTCAGATGGGTCAGCATCCTCTATGGTCAAGGACAAATCCCTTTCACCAATATATCCTTTTAGTTGATAACGTCTGTCCTTCTGAAAAATAACGTTGTATCCATCAGTCTGGATAATGTCTGTTCCGCAGCTCAGCCAAGAACATTTTCCTCGGCCCCAGCATGCGGATGTGATTTCTCCAGTATATGAGCAGGGTAGCCTGATAGACTGACCGGCTACTCCAGTCACTTGACTGTAAGAGGTTACACCATCTGCAAATAAAGAGAAACCAAAGCATGAGAACATAAGGtctcaatattttaattttaataattttaatttttttatatagcTTATTTGGTTTGAAATTATGTGACTGTATCTTGAGTTTTTAGAATTTAGTATGAGCAAATTTCCATGTTAACATGTTCTTCAGCAGCATCACTATTTATTAGATATGATTGAAGATAAAAGATCATATAAACATTTTTCTCGATTGATGAAAATGACCCAATAGGACAGATTTTCTACGGAAAATATCAGGACAAAGATCAGATATATGTTCAGCCTTTTTGGTGAATATGATCAAACTTTTCTCCAAAAGATCTGATTGAGACAAATGGCATCTAGTAATGCATGAATATGTGGATATTCATCCTGTATTTGACAGGTAACTGTTTATTAAACATGTAAAACGTACTGGTGGCTCTTCCTTTCTCCTAGATTCAATCACTGTCTTAACTGAAATCTGGTTTTAAAACTCTATTGCATTCAAAGTtttgattttcaatttttatttgaattttccaATGACCATTGAACATAGTCACTTCATAATACCctctctatttaaattttttaaaaaggtctaatattttattaaacataACTGGCTGGAAAGCAGAAGTCTTGTAAACTCTTTAGAAGTCAGTTCTTAGGAAAatgggtttataatacttttaggAGAAATTAGTTTTAtgggctttagcatcattccaaaaAATTTAAGCAGGGATCCTTTCTTGAGCTCTGTGCAATGAATCACAGTCCACTTATCCaggtgaaaacaaaaaaattggagAATATTCAGTAAAATACTAAGTTTGCCTCTTAGAAACAAACAGGCAGGAAGACTTACCTGTGGCAGTGGCTTAAACACTGTGCATTGGCAAAAAGTTCCTAAAAGAACTATGAGACTTAACAGCTAATCacagtcaggacttccctggtggctcagacagtaaaaagcgtctgcctacaatgtgggagacctgggttcgatccctgggtcagaaagatctcctggagaaggagatggcaacccactccagtactcttgcctggaaaatcccatggacgcatggaggagcctggtagactacagtccattgggtcacaaagagtccaataggactgagcaacttcactttcatttttcatagttAAGACTGGGCTGTGAGTCTGGGAAATGCTTTGGGAATAAGACACTCGTTGTTACATAGTATAAAAGTATTTTCTTCACTGGAATTCTGATATTTAATTTTGCTTAATATCATTTTGTATCACAAAGCTaatacatattaattttaaaaatttgttatagaagtataatttaaaattgtaCTTTTGCTCATATTCTACCTGTaaagattgtttttaaattttagggtATATCTATCActcattttctctcctctctcatagaatgttttgaatgaaaatatattatcTATTAAAAAAGATTTCCCATACAGCACAGAtggggaatcttagtttcccaatgagggatggaacccacacccactacattggaagtatggagtcttaagcCACTGGAAAAGAGGGAAGGTAACTCTCTTTCCCATCCATCCCCATTTCTTCCTCCGGTTCCTTTCCATGCCGTGATGACAATGGTTGCTGTTTGCTCCATACACATGAGAAGTTCATGCATACACATGAACAACACAGGTGGCAGCATATGCGTATGCACTGAATCATGCCTTGTTCATCTTGCTATAGATTTTATAATTCTTGGTGTTTAAGCAATTTCTTTGGCTTAAGGTTTAAGCTTTGTTCTTCGCTCACTAGTTGACTTTTAAACAATGTCCTAGAAATCTACCTTGCTTGACCGTACCTACATACTCACTACATTCCCCCATCCTCAGGGCTTCCAAAGCACAGCCCACCTGTTCGCTTACCTGTCAGAAGAAGTAGGAGGCCCAGGATGGCTACCCAAGGATGCATGATGCTCTTggcctgaaagaaagtgaaggttGACTGGTTTGTATGCTTCCAGGCAGATGGTATCAGATTGGACACCACTAGGTGGCTTTTCAGGGGTTCCAAATAGCTCAGGTTCCTTATGCCTCAGCACAGAAAAAATTGAGCCAGAGCCTGAGGAGTGATGAATGAGACGTGATGCATTAAAACAGGATGCTTGTAAAGACTAGCATACTTCTAGCACAAGGTGAGCATTGTGCTGCCTCAAGTACTTAGTGGGTTACACTTGTATAATcaaaggaagaaggagaggggagaagacCACCTTCTTTCTCACTGTTAGTCTTCTTGGATGGGAGGATGTTTGCTCCTACATGGTGCATCCGGCCCTGTCATGGCACTACGGGAAAATTAGTCCAGGTCTCAGGACAATGAGGGTTGTTCAGTTTGAAATGTGACATATCCAACTCTGGTAAATGTTTTAATCTTACAAATATCAGTTTCTTCTCCTTTATAATGAATGTAATAATAGAATCTACCCCAAACATCTGGACAAGGGCTCACAATAAGATAATGCTCTGAAAGCATCAAACCCAGCCCTTTCCTATAATAAGCACTCAGTAACTATTGTTTATTATCCATGACTCCAAGAATAATATTGATAGCCCAAAATGTTTCCCTATGAGATGATACATATGAAAGCTTTGGAAGTCCCTATTCAGCACTTACACTGTATCATCACAGTAATAATTATTTAATCAGAGGGAGGTGCCAGTCATCAGACACTGTTGAGACCGGCTCGACAAGCAGGGTTTCCAAAAGCGCAATACAGCGAGAGAATAAGAAACAAGAcacaagaattcagagaaaagtgAGGATCAGGGGACCAACACCGCTCCAAGGTGAAGGTGCAGAAACTGAATCCAAGCCAGCTTTATTATACTTTCAGCCATGAATGAAAGAATATGCAGGGAGCTAAACAATAACTCATGTGGCCGTCGGgggccaaagaacaaaattatCATTAACCATTGAGTAATTAGGAACcagtaatcaataacaaatcagtaactaCGACTAACattcttatctatagattttcTACCAGATCCGTAAAACATGTGTTTCTGAGACACCAGTTGAGAAACAGGCTGAGGTCAGTTTTCTGACCCCAGGATCGTATCTTATTTTCAAGATTATGAACTGTTCCCTCTGGACTTGTTCCAAGAGTCTCATGCCTTATAGCATCCAGTTTATCAAtgattataaatttcttttgtggccgTAGTGGgggcctgcttttcttttattcttcctgtctcctacatctcccCCTTTTTGATTTTGCACATGATGAGAAATGGTGAGAAATGTTAGTTGCTGTTGTTGGCTTCGTTGTCTCTTGATCGTTCTTCTCCAGACTATACAGAAACATAAACACATAATTAATAGCACTCCCATAACCAGAGCAATTCCATATCCAAATGTCTTGATCTGCTTGAagggattaaaagaaaaaagattattaGCAACAGTATCAAGAAAATCTGATCCAGAAATTACATCAAGATGTTTATTAAAAGCTTTTAATATATCGTGTTGTAGATATTGAATATCTACAGAAATATTATCTTGGTTCAATAGGTGTTGTTTAACTTTAACCCATTTGAATTGAGTCTTATTATATTTGAAAGCTGTTACACAAAAGGAAGTATAGTTCCAATCACATCTTAGGctcacctgtttttgtaaattgaCTAGTTGATCTCCTAATAAAATAACAGATGTTTGAAGGTCGGCCACTTGGGAGGCCAACTTTCCATCAATTTTTTGTTGAGTGGTCCAAAGGAAATCGGCATCTTTATGCCATTCTTATACAAGATGAACTGTTTGTACAGATTTATGAAGAGCCATTCTGGCTACGGCTCCCATAGTGGTAATAGCTATAATGCCTAAGATGGCAGCAATTAGCAATCCCAGAAAATGTTTAACACATTTaagatttttcaatttttcttcaaTAACATATAATGTAGGGCTTTCTTGCCAAggtcattgtaaatcaactggaaCCCATATGCCAGTTCTGGTTTTAAGAATGCAAATACCCTGCCAactttcattaaaaagaatggtATTATTTATACATGCATAAAATGAACAGTTAGAACATGTTACTAATCCCAAACTGGGATCATATTTTGCTGGTCTGatcataaaaacaaaaggaattctTACACAAGTCTGAACAGTGTAAAATTAAAGGTAGCTTTTcggtcatttaaaatatattcagtatattGTTCCCTCCAAGTAATTAGTTCTTTAGTGCCATGGGTATTTTCCATTTCATCATGAATAGGATGATGATCTGCAGGAGGCACGGGGGAGCTAATCCTGCCCCATGCCATGTGAGAGATTGACTGCCATAAGTACTGATTATCTTATCTCTATATACCCATGGAGAAGACACTTTAGATTCTACAAGTTCAGGGGTTCCTCGGGGTTCCCAGTCAATAATGGAGCATTCTTCAAAATTTAATAATAAGTGACTTTCTGATCCTTTACATAATTTCCATCTTAACCAATTTTCAATACCACCGCTAATTTCAGTAACACAATCAGAAAGGTCAGGTGGATTCAACATGCTggaagtttcttctttttctaaaaaaagtaaGAGCAGTTAACAGAAGGAGGGAAGTCTTATCATCATGTGATTCTTTGACAACTGACAGCCACTTTTGATATCCTGTTTTAAGACACATACTTCCAAAACCAACACAAACAGGAGTGGCATCAGAGCCAATAATGTAATTTATCAACTGACCATCTTCTTCCTTTACagtctttttttaatgtgtcccAATTTTTCATGTTGGTGACATCTCATATCTGTTTTTTTATTAGCTTTAGATAATACTTGAGCCGGAAGTTGCATTTTATATGGTTCTGACCCAATGTCTTGGCAAACTTTAAGATATTCTTCTAGAGGGGCACCCTGTGCTTTGAGAGGCTGAATCACCTTTTTACATTCTGAGTTAGCATTCTCATATGCAAGAACTTGCATCAGCAaatttctcaaaccagcttgtgcaactgttttatttaaattttgacaTAACCTGGCAATAAAATCTACATAAGTGTCCCCATTTGATAGTTCAATTTGAGTAAATGAAATCGAGGCTTGTCCAGCTGGATTTATTCTCTCCCAGGCTTTTAAACATATCATTCTCACTTGAGTGAGTAACTGCTCATCAAATTGTAACTGAGCTTGAATGCCAAAATGTGCCCCACTACCCATTAATTGATCAAGTGTTATATCAACTGGCGGGTTGGCTGTTGCATTTCTGCAAGCTTGTGATTTGCTTCGTCTTGCCACCAGGTGCTAAATTGTAAAAATTCTGAGGCGGATAGGCAAGTTCTGGCTATCATTTCCCAATCACAAGGAATTAACTGTTCAGCTTGTGAAAGTCCCTGAATTAGTCCCATAGTATAAGGAGAATTAGTTCCATATTAGGTGCGTGCCTGTTTTATCTCCCTTATAGTTTTAAATGATATGGCATTATAATCATTCATAATGCATTCCTCCTTGTAGGAATTGAGGATCTGATGGGATTTGGGTTACAGCCACAGGGAGAATTAAAGCGTCTTCATCCCCCTGCAATTGTGCCATACGAACTCCCTTTTGTAAAGGCGTCATTTTATTAGGCACAGTTATCCGTGGTTTAAAAGCAAATCCATCATCCCAAGGGGTTTCAGGATTGAAAGGAGGGGGACTCGACAAAAGGTGCATTTGGTCGAGCAAGAAAGATCTGTTCTTGACTTTTATCATTCTTTTGgctcttatttttcatttctattgatTGTTTCTCTTCCTCATCACCTCTGTTTTCATATAAATTCATTTCCTCCATTGTTCCTGTATTTGTTCTACAGAATCCCCTGAATCTGAGGTTTCAGATTGCAGCAGTCCTACAGCTGTGCTAATAAGATTCCCTATTGACCCTACAGACAGAACCTTTTCGTCGCGTTGGTAGGCACTGCGCAGGCAACGCATAACTTCGTCCCATTCCTCATGCCTCAAAGTCCCTTTATctggatctgctgctgctgccaagttgcttcagtcgtgtccgactctgtgcgaccccatagatggcagtagCAATATTTTTCAATGGCAGAAAACAGTTCTTTAAAAGAGGAGTGAGATATCTCGACCCCCGAACTTTTAAACGAAGTTTTTAACACTTGCATATAATCACAATGCTTAGAAGGATTTTGCCCCATCATTACCCTGATTGACAAATCCGCAGGGGGGTACTTACCAAGTGCTTTCCTCTTCCGCCTAGCTGGCCAAATTTCCCTGCGTTCTACGCCGCTAGGAGCTAGCTTCGCAGGCTGGATTGACTTTCGGGTCCCTGTTTCGGCGCCACTTGTCTAGACAGGCTTGACAAGCCGGGTTTCTGAAAGCGCGATACGGCgagagaatgagaaagaaggcaagaattcagagaaaagcgAGGATCAGGGGACCAACACCGCTCCAAAGTGAAGGTGCAGAAACTGAATCCAAGCCAGCTTTATTATATTTTCAGCCGTGAATGAAAGAATATGCGGGGAGTTAAACAATAACTCATGTGGCCGTCGGGGCCAAAGAATAAAATGACCATTAACCATTGAGTAATTAGGAAAGagtaatcaataacaaatcagtaactaagactaatattcttatctataAATTTTCTACCAGATCCGTAAAACATGTGATTCTGAGACACCAGTTGAGAAACAGGCTGAGGTCAGTTTTCTGACCCCAGGATtgtatcttgttttcaagattatgaacttgttccaagagtctcatgccttatagcatccagtttatcaatgattataaatttcttttgtggccgTAGTGGgggcctgcttttcttttattcttcctgtctcctacaAGACACCAATCCCCACCGAGGCATCTGTAGGTCCACCCAGCCCCACATTTCCAACTTCCTGTTAGACATTATCCAGGGGCACTTCAAACTCAAGATCACccaaataattttccttcttccttctgggGTTCCTTTACTAGTGAACCCATCACATCACCTACAATCCCAAGTGCAGAGAATCAGTCGTCCTTCCCTCTTGCTCCAGTCACCAGCTCCTCTCAGTTCCAGGTCCTAAATGGCTCTGACCCCTTCTCTGCTGTTACTGCTGCCATCATCCTAGCTGACACACTCCTCTCCTGTCCGAATGACAGCAGGAGCCTCCTGGGGAGCCTCTCTGCCCCGGGTTTACTCCTCTCCAATACAGCTTCCACAGTCTTGCCAGCACAATATTTCCAAAAACAGAGCTCAaagtgccattcctttctccaaacaCATGAACGGTTTCTTAGGACCCTGGGGTCAAGTCTAAATTCCTCAGTCCATCAATCAAGGCCTTTAAGAACCTAGGCTATTCCGAGCTTCCTGTCTCCATTAGATTAAACTAGACTCTTAAACAATCACAGAGATTCCATGCTCCTATAAGTCCCCCTATCTCTGCTCAGACTGTTATCCCTGCCTGTTCACTCTGCTCAATGTAATGCTCTCATCCATGAAGAGCCAATTCAAGGATCTTTGAGAGAAATCATCCTGGCCCTCCTTTCCCAGTTAgactccttttctccttcctttgggTCCCCAGGGCACTTCTTCACACGTCTACCCCCAAACAAAGCCCACTGAGTGGTTATTTGCTCCACCCAAGCCTGTGTATCCCACacttctatggacagaggtcaaGATTTCCTCATTTTGATATGTTGTGGTCCCTGCATAGAGAAGCAACCAGGTAAGCCATGCTTAATAATCATAGATTCAAAAGGCCTTTACCAAGTATCATGCTACATATTTCTATGTATCCAAATGAAGTCCCAAGAAAAAGGTATACAATCTCATCTCCAACCACTTTTCCCTCTAAGAATCCCTTGATTTGCGGGAAAGGCCAGCTTGCTCAGACCGTGGAGCTTTGGCTGGGTTTGTAAAGCAGAGAGATACGGTAAGGGAACAAATGCTCCTAACAGTGCCGCACGCCCACTTTTCCACCATCCCACCCCGAGACCAAGAAAAGCCGATTGTAAGAACCTCAAGGAA encodes:
- the LOC108636345 gene encoding hepatitis A virus cellular receptor 1-like translates to MHPWVAILGLLLLLTDGVTSYSQVTGVAGQSIRLPCSYTGEITSACWGRGKCSWLSCGTDIIQTDGYNVIFQKDRRYQLKGYIGERDLSLTIEDADPSDSGLYCCRIEKRGWFNDIKIMQELSIRTGFSGDK